The Sulfurospirillum halorespirans DSM 13726 genome has a window encoding:
- a CDS encoding transglutaminase-like cysteine peptidase, with translation MRKKIVIFITLIALALYAGQEFFTQEILKKVETKYGGAAKRRVEVLNTLMLSLQTSGESEKLEKVNAFFNQMRFASDEEIWHQKDYWATRMEFIGMGAGDCEDFVIAKYFTLKQLGISTDKLFFTYVKAIKYQQAHMVLTYFETPTSVPLVLDNINFKILPATYRNDLVPVYSFNGDALYLAKQQGLGQVVPSGMQKNKKWFDLIDKIRREEQ, from the coding sequence ATGCGTAAAAAAATAGTTATTTTCATAACGCTAATAGCTCTAGCTCTTTATGCTGGGCAAGAGTTTTTTACGCAGGAAATACTCAAAAAAGTTGAAACAAAGTATGGAGGAGCTGCGAAGCGAAGAGTTGAGGTATTAAATACGCTGATGCTCTCGCTTCAAACCTCTGGGGAATCTGAAAAGCTTGAAAAAGTGAATGCCTTTTTTAATCAGATGCGATTTGCCTCCGATGAAGAGATTTGGCACCAAAAAGATTATTGGGCAACGCGTATGGAGTTCATTGGTATGGGTGCTGGAGATTGTGAAGATTTTGTCATTGCAAAATATTTTACATTGAAGCAACTGGGCATTTCCACTGACAAGCTTTTTTTTACCTATGTTAAAGCGATTAAGTATCAACAGGCGCATATGGTCTTGACCTATTTTGAGACACCCACTTCTGTTCCTCTTGTTTTAGATAATATCAATTTTAAAATTTTACCAGCAACATACAGGAACGATCTCGTTCCTGTATACAGCTTTAATGGTGATGCATTGTACCTTGCCAAACAGCAAGGGCTGGGCCAAGTTGTCCCTTCGGGGATGCAGAAAAATAAAAAATGGTTTGATCTGATAGATAAAATTAGGAGAGAAGAGCAATGA
- a CDS encoding sensor histidine kinase, producing the protein MRCFIFLFFFASFSCAVDSLRLSPSLDSFILLDQAKVFKDRHSVTLEQAYALLKEGRFEPLSPRVKSFGVSDATYWMALKLQNTAHEKLFLEFQYDQLAYVDCYIFHKDQLLDVMHNGNAVAFKKREVEHFFVRFALLHSDEPLTYLFKIVSDRPILIAMNIGTKSELDYDKLMTILPTTFFTGFLLLLLVLNMMIYGLFKSREYLYYSMYLVSFFVFIMYINNYIFFLTQEHLGINTFIKVVSAQGFHIALLLFTLSCLEIHRFSLFLVHLTYCLCVCCFVAFLCLSLHGAYQTIAILAGLIVPLYCLFLSFYAWRKKVEYARLYAVGLVGFCIGSLLFWLMQLGLIDVLDMGKNTLLVGSLWEMILFAAILLLKIKSIKTQYSVMKFHMDENEQERLHQSKYISIGRSIGNVAHQWKQPLNALGAILTHMKGTLLLEQRIRKSNLVKSLDMSFDILKHLSETIDTFYNFLLKPYAHKSQFNVMEELESIQKMLAFSFKNSGITLRFFTNTNSSIVGNPNEFIQVVLNILLNAQDQFNTCDHSNALIDISINEVNDTCIITIQDNAGGVTIEPIEQIFDLHVSTKSAGAGIGLFICKSIIEKRFNGTIEVLNQHNGACFKIFIPLNVA; encoded by the coding sequence ATGAGGTGTTTTATTTTTCTCTTCTTTTTTGCTTCTTTCTCATGTGCTGTTGACTCCTTGCGCCTTTCGCCTTCGCTTGATTCCTTTATCCTTCTTGATCAAGCCAAAGTGTTCAAAGACAGACACAGTGTAACGCTTGAGCAAGCCTACGCACTGCTAAAAGAAGGTCGTTTTGAACCTCTCTCTCCTCGCGTTAAAAGTTTTGGGGTCAGTGATGCGACGTATTGGATGGCGTTGAAGCTTCAAAATACCGCACATGAGAAGCTCTTTTTAGAATTTCAATACGATCAACTGGCTTACGTCGATTGCTATATTTTTCACAAAGATCAGCTTTTAGATGTAATGCATAATGGCAATGCGGTTGCCTTTAAAAAAAGAGAGGTAGAGCATTTTTTCGTTCGATTTGCGCTGTTACACTCCGATGAGCCGCTAACGTATCTGTTTAAAATCGTCTCCGATCGTCCTATTTTGATTGCAATGAATATAGGAACAAAATCCGAACTTGATTACGATAAGCTCATGACGATTCTACCAACTACGTTTTTTACAGGCTTCTTACTGCTTCTTTTGGTGTTGAATATGATGATTTACGGACTCTTTAAAAGTAGGGAATATCTTTATTATAGTATGTATTTAGTGAGTTTTTTTGTTTTTATTATGTATATCAATAATTACATCTTTTTTCTAACACAAGAGCATTTAGGAATCAACACCTTCATCAAAGTCGTAAGCGCGCAAGGATTTCATATTGCACTTTTACTCTTTACGCTTTCATGCTTAGAGATTCACCGTTTTTCACTGTTTTTAGTGCATTTAACCTACTGTCTCTGTGTTTGTTGCTTTGTTGCTTTTTTATGTTTAAGTCTTCACGGTGCGTATCAAACCATTGCGATTCTAGCAGGGCTGATCGTTCCTTTGTATTGCCTTTTTTTGTCGTTTTATGCGTGGAGGAAAAAAGTTGAGTATGCGAGATTATACGCTGTAGGGTTGGTGGGTTTTTGCATAGGATCGCTGCTGTTTTGGTTGATGCAATTAGGTCTTATCGATGTTCTTGATATGGGTAAAAACACCCTTTTAGTGGGAAGTTTATGGGAAATGATTCTTTTTGCAGCGATTTTACTTTTAAAAATCAAATCAATCAAAACCCAATACAGCGTGATGAAATTTCATATGGATGAGAATGAACAAGAGCGATTGCATCAGTCCAAATACATCTCAATAGGCAGAAGCATCGGAAATGTTGCACACCAATGGAAGCAGCCTCTTAACGCGCTTGGCGCCATTTTGACGCACATGAAAGGCACACTGCTTTTGGAGCAGAGAATTCGAAAGAGTAACTTGGTGAAATCTTTGGATATGAGTTTTGATATTTTAAAGCATCTCTCCGAAACCATTGATACTTTTTACAATTTTCTGTTAAAACCGTATGCGCACAAAAGTCAGTTCAATGTTATGGAGGAGTTAGAATCGATCCAAAAAATGTTAGCGTTCTCTTTCAAAAATTCTGGCATTACGCTACGGTTTTTTACGAATACTAATAGTAGCATTGTTGGAAATCCCAATGAGTTTATACAGGTTGTTTTAAATATCTTGCTCAATGCCCAAGATCAGTTCAATACATGCGATCACTCCAACGCGTTGATAGATATTTCTATCAATGAAGTCAACGATACGTGCATCATTACGATCCAAGACAATGCGGGTGGCGTTACAATAGAACCTATTGAGCAGATATTTGATTTACATGTAAGCACCAAAAGTGCAGGGGCTGGTATAGGGTTGTTTATCTGTAAAAGTATCATTGAGAAACGTTTTAATGGCACAATCGAAGTTCTAAATCAACACAATGGAGCCTGTTTTAAGATTTTTATACCTTTAAATGTGGCTTAA
- a CDS encoding TolC family outer membrane protein, producing the protein MNLTKVLSLATICFPVFAFSLTLEEGATSILSSNPTFKESVEVYNGVLKEYNIAENGYLPTLDLVGSYGYQDVKTPSTNQDRVDGAMNETSLVLTENIFNGFLTENTIKQQKNRLDAAAFGVAERADRTLLKYVNAYIMLLKQKELLVLSQENVKTHEAIFKQIKERSDSGFGRLSETQQAGSRYTLAQSNMIAQENDYKDAVSTFEKLYGQKLDADDLAKPLFTSTLPVNFDKIKDKSLSCNPSVRVQQANVLLADALYEGSKAAFYPKIDAELAATKGNDLDGIDGRTEKYTALIKLRYNLYNKGSDLLTKEKYSVLKLKENETLGNIERELNESIKFSWENYQSTQQRIKLLKEHTDYSKKTLDSYQQEFSIGKRDLINLLDAEGEYYSARQALATAEATLLYAKYRLLDNMGVLTDSFDPDFAQNYHVQTCSSKSVEF; encoded by the coding sequence ATGAATCTCACAAAAGTATTATCTTTGGCAACTATTTGTTTTCCAGTGTTCGCTTTTTCTTTAACATTAGAAGAAGGCGCAACATCTATCCTTTCTTCCAACCCTACGTTTAAAGAGAGTGTTGAAGTTTATAATGGTGTACTTAAAGAGTACAATATAGCAGAAAATGGCTACCTTCCAACATTGGATTTAGTGGGTTCATACGGGTACCAAGATGTCAAGACTCCATCTACCAATCAAGATAGAGTTGATGGTGCCATGAATGAGACCTCTTTGGTGCTAACGGAGAATATCTTCAACGGGTTTTTAACGGAAAATACCATCAAACAACAAAAAAATAGACTCGATGCGGCTGCATTTGGTGTTGCTGAAAGGGCTGATCGAACCCTTTTAAAATACGTCAATGCGTATATTATGCTTCTGAAACAAAAAGAACTTCTCGTGTTATCTCAAGAAAATGTCAAAACACATGAAGCCATTTTTAAACAGATTAAAGAGCGTTCAGATTCAGGGTTCGGTAGACTTTCTGAAACGCAACAAGCAGGGAGTAGGTACACTCTAGCGCAATCAAACATGATTGCACAAGAAAACGACTATAAAGATGCGGTTTCAACGTTTGAAAAACTATACGGTCAAAAACTGGATGCTGATGATTTGGCAAAACCTCTGTTTACATCAACACTCCCTGTTAACTTTGATAAAATCAAAGACAAGAGCCTTTCATGCAATCCGTCTGTCAGAGTTCAACAAGCCAATGTGCTCTTAGCCGATGCGCTGTATGAAGGTAGTAAAGCCGCTTTTTATCCAAAAATCGACGCTGAACTTGCAGCGACAAAGGGAAATGATCTTGATGGTATTGATGGAAGAACAGAAAAATATACGGCACTTATAAAACTTCGCTATAATCTTTACAACAAAGGGTCTGACCTTTTAACCAAAGAGAAATACAGTGTTTTAAAACTTAAAGAGAATGAGACATTGGGAAATATCGAGCGTGAATTGAACGAGAGTATAAAATTCTCTTGGGAAAATTACCAATCAACCCAACAACGTATCAAGCTTTTAAAAGAGCATACGGATTACAGTAAAAAAACATTGGATTCATATCAACAAGAGTTTTCTATTGGTAAACGTGATCTAATTAACTTGCTCGATGCTGAGGGTGAATACTACTCTGCACGACAAGCGTTAGCAACAGCAGAAGCAACGTTACTGTATGCAAAATATCGTCTTTTGGATAACATGGGTGTCTTGACAGACTCTTTTGATCCTGATTTTGCGCAAAATTACCATGTTCAAACATGTTCAAGTAAAAGTGTTGAATTTTAG
- a CDS encoding EAL domain-containing protein codes for MVKKVKEIFEKEADAVRRYHEILYQDTVTKMYNRRYFNIKLQEYLSSEAKNAQGALILVSLNDFERLKGKLGYQKSEAFIKEIASCITTAIDNQKEYVSAKLSDTDFAILAPATSQRSFELLCEEINAMVKSLTKNYDLNEKEHFINIGYAKYFAKSDSKELFSKADFALTSSKAKGAFSINSFVEQTGDSQLVLGKEAWTQELKNAMEQKRFKLAYQNVVSINALTSEFHSELFLRLEDYNGHLHNAGYFMPMVMELKLGAQLDHYVIQRIIEILGEKHFTCKAVCINLGKDIFMQSNDWAWLEDSVESFKKLSIEGLYFEMPSSLDMPIEILIKFSKYLRSFGYGFGIDNFAINSESLAAIQQINPDYIKIQASYMIDLFGDNGLDAPNRSLGIITDSMEIKIIATNVENGAQKEKLEKMGIKYIQGSFIAEPKIIG; via the coding sequence ATGGTGAAAAAAGTGAAAGAGATTTTTGAAAAAGAGGCGGATGCGGTTCGTCGTTACCATGAAATTCTTTACCAAGACACGGTCACGAAGATGTACAACCGTCGCTATTTTAACATCAAACTCCAAGAGTACCTCTCCAGCGAAGCTAAAAATGCGCAAGGGGCGTTGATTTTAGTCTCTTTGAATGATTTTGAACGTCTGAAAGGAAAGTTGGGCTATCAAAAAAGTGAAGCGTTTATCAAAGAAATTGCTTCGTGCATCACAACCGCCATTGATAACCAAAAAGAGTATGTCAGTGCAAAACTGAGTGACACGGACTTTGCGATTCTTGCACCCGCCACATCGCAACGCTCTTTTGAGCTTTTATGCGAAGAGATCAATGCGATGGTTAAAAGCTTGACTAAAAATTATGACCTCAATGAAAAAGAGCATTTTATCAATATCGGTTATGCCAAATATTTTGCCAAATCTGACTCCAAAGAGCTCTTTTCCAAAGCCGATTTTGCGCTTACTTCCTCTAAAGCAAAAGGTGCGTTTAGCATTAACAGCTTTGTTGAGCAAACAGGCGATTCTCAGCTTGTTCTTGGCAAAGAGGCGTGGACACAAGAGCTTAAAAATGCCATGGAGCAAAAACGTTTCAAACTTGCGTATCAAAATGTGGTCTCGATTAATGCCCTCACCTCTGAGTTTCACAGTGAACTCTTCTTGCGCTTGGAAGATTACAATGGGCATCTGCACAATGCAGGCTATTTTATGCCAATGGTCATGGAGCTTAAACTCGGTGCCCAGTTGGATCATTATGTTATCCAACGCATCATTGAAATTTTGGGTGAAAAACACTTTACATGTAAAGCGGTTTGTATCAATCTTGGAAAAGATATTTTTATGCAAAGTAACGACTGGGCGTGGTTAGAAGATAGTGTTGAAAGCTTTAAAAAACTGAGCATTGAAGGGCTTTATTTCGAGATGCCAAGTTCACTTGACATGCCGATTGAAATTCTGATCAAATTTTCTAAGTATTTGAGAAGTTTTGGATACGGCTTTGGTATTGATAATTTTGCGATCAACAGCGAGAGCTTAGCCGCAATTCAGCAGATCAATCCTGATTACATTAAAATACAAGCTTCCTATATGATTGACCTTTTTGGCGACAATGGACTGGATGCTCCAAACCGAAGCCTTGGAATTATCACCGATAGTATGGAGATCAAGATAATTGCAACCAATGTTGAAAATGGCGCGCAAAAAGAGAAGTTAGAGAAAATGGGCATTAAATACATCCAAGGCAGTTTCATTGCCGAACCTAAGATTATAGGATAA